The Sebaldella sp. S0638 region GAATATATCCTGGAGATGGAAAATATACGTAAGGAATTTTTAGGGGGCAAGGTAGTAGCAAATGAAGATATTACCTTAAAGGTGAAAAAAGGGGAGATTCACGCAATAGTAGGGGAAAACGGAGCAGGGAAATCCACACTGATGAAAATGCTCAACGGACTGTACGCGCCAACAAGCGGAAAGATTTTTTACAAAGGGGAGGAAATAACTATAGACTCACCTTCTGTAGCTGCAAAAACGGGAATAGGAATGGTCTACCAGCACTTTATGCTGATAGATACTCTTACAGTGGCAGAAAATATGGTGCTTGGTTTTGAACCCAGCACAATGGGGAAGTTCGATAAGAAGAAAGCAAGACAGGATGTAATTGACGTGGCTGATAAATACGGTCTTAATATAAATCCTGATTCAAAAGTAGAAGACCTTTCTGTAGGAATACAGCAGAGAATAGAAATACTAAAGATACTGTTCAAAGGAGCAGAACTTCTGATATTCGACGAGCCTAGTGCCGTACTTACACCACAGGAGGTAAAGGAACTGTACCAGATAATGAGAAATCTGGTAAAAGAGGGGAAAACAATAATATTCATTACACATAAATTACAGGAAGTACTTGACGTTTCAGATAATATAACGGTAATAAGAAAAGGTAAAAACGTAGGAAGTATAAAAACAAGTGAAGCAACAAAAGAGATAATAGCCAATATGATGGTGGGAAGAAAAGTGTTGTTTGAAGTGAACAGACCTGATGTAACATTGGGGAAAGACCTTGTGGAAGTGCTGAACATGAGAGTAAACGGAGATAACGGACTTGAAGCAGTAAAGGGAGTAGACCTGATAATACATGAAGGAGAAGTTCTTGGTATAGCGGGAGTAGAAGGAAACGGACAGACAGAACTGATAGAAGCACTTGCAGGACTGAGAAAAGTAGAAAAAGGAAGTTTCAGAATAGGAGAACAGAATCTGACACATTCATCACC contains the following coding sequences:
- a CDS encoding ABC transporter ATP-binding protein — its product is EYILEMENIRKEFLGGKVVANEDITLKVKKGEIHAIVGENGAGKSTLMKMLNGLYAPTSGKIFYKGEEITIDSPSVAAKTGIGMVYQHFMLIDTLTVAENMVLGFEPSTMGKFDKKKARQDVIDVADKYGLNINPDSKVEDLSVGIQQRIEILKILFKGAELLIFDEPSAVLTPQEVKELYQIMRNLVKEGKTIIFITHKLQEVLDVSDNITVIRKGKNVGSIKTSEATKEIIANMMVGRKVLFEVNRPDVTLGKDLVEVLNMRVNGDNGLEAVKGVDLIIHEGEVLGIAGVEGNGQTELIEALAGLRKVEKGSFRIGEQNLTHSSPKERRVSGLSHIPEDRHKRAAIDDFSIEENMILGVEDDYSHGMILDFGKITQKTNEYIKKYDIRTPDSKVKFGGLSGGNQQKVVVARELEKENRFIIASQPTRGVDIGAIEMIHNTILSEKKNKKAILVVSAELSEVMSLSDKIAVMYEGKVVGVLKREEATTEKLGILMAGGKIDE